AAACCTGATATATAGTTTGTTTTTTATACCTGTTGCCCAGTAATTTGTGGAAAAATGCATTATTGAGAAGAAGCCAGAAAAAATTAGTCAGACATGCTGCAAAGGCAATAGCTTCTATATCCTTAAAAACAACAAAAGCACCCAGCACAAATACTGCATTGATAAATAAGGCTATAGCATTATTTATTATGAATTCCTTTTGTTTTCTCAAAACTTTGAAAAAGTTATTACACACAATACCGATTTGTGCATTGAAAACCGAGGCGGAAAAAAGGAACTGCATTACTATGATACTCCCCTTATATTCGGGCATGAAAACAATAATGAAAAATTTTACTGCAAAAGAAGCCGTCAGAAGGATAAAACAGATATTAATAACAAATATCTGCATTCTTTCAAATAAAAGGCCATACCCCTCCTCCCGGGTTCTTGCCAGATAAGGATAAACCACCTTACTGATTGCAGCAAGCACAAGGGATACCATATTTACTATGGATACTGCAAAGGAATACAAGCCAAATTCTTTTACCGAAAAACTGCTGTCTAAAACAAACCGTCCTGTTCCCAGCAATAAAACAATTATAAAGTTCCCAATCATCTGGAAAAATCCATTTTTTAGCAGCTGCAACAAATCCTTTGAGTTTCCTTTTACTTTTTCTGAAGGGCCAAATATTATATCCCTGGCATAATATATCCTTACAACGAGTTCCAGTATGTTTATAGCGAAAAGCAGAACAATAAAAGCTGTATGCAGCCTGATACCGAACATTATAAAACTCAGTGCCAGAGCTACAAAGGAAGCCCTCGTCACTATTGCTGTTACCGAATTGAAGCGGAACTGCCTGGTTATGTCATTTACCTGCCCCAGGTATGACGACAGGTTGAGAATGAGAATATTAAAGCATATAAGCACATTGATGAGAATGCTGCTTTTTTCACCAACAAGCAGAAAACTAATCAGGAATATTGAAATAACGGATATTACCTGAACATATAGTAAAAACCTAAAGTACATCCTGAATTTTGCCCTTGGAAGCTTGTCATAATCATATGCCCCATAATGAATGCTAATACCATCATTAAACCCGTAATGAAAAAATGTGCTGTACCCAGAGTAAAAACCAAAACGCACATAGTGGCCATACTCAGCTACTCCTAATGATTTGGGGAGGATAAAACCCGTAACCAACGATAGAAAAAAGGATATTCCATTTGAAAATACTACATATAAAAAGTTTTTTACTATAGAATTCTGCTTCTGTTTAGTTTTAATTAGTGCTATGTTCATCTATAATATACTCCTCTGCTGCAAGTCATCCGCATATTGTTTCCCTGAATCCTGCGTTGCAACTATCTTTTTGGGACAAAACAGGCTTTCCGATTCCATCTAACGGCCATTTTATCCCTATTTCTGAATCATTCCACATAATACCGCCCTCATCCTCCGGGTGGTAATAATCCGTGACCTTATACGAGAATTCTGCCTCATCGGACAGCACAAGGAATCCGTGTGCAAACCCTTCGGGAACGTAAAACTGTTTCTTGTTTTCTGCTGAAAGCAGCACACCGTACCATTTGCCGAAAGTAGCCGAGTTTCTCCTAAGATCAACAGCTACATCAAACACCTCGCCGGAAATTACCCTTACAAGCTTTCCCTGCGGAAAGCGCTTCTGAAAATGCAACCCCCGTAAGACACCTTTTTTGGATTTTGACTGATTATCCTGAACGAAATCCATTTTCAAACCAATTTCATTGAAATCCTTCTTATTGTATGCTTCCATAAAATACCCGCGGTTATCTCCAAAGACAGTAGGCTCTATAATGCACAACCCGTCTATACCCGTCTCTATAAGTTTAAATTTATTCAAAACTGTACCCCCAAAATAAAATTAGTATTGTGACAGCTTGGTAAATTTTTTGGGTAGAGCGTATGCGTAGAGGATATAGAGACTGTTAATCCAAGCGAGGAGAAGTCAAATCTTGTCTGAACGAAGGGAGTCTGATTTGACCTGAGCTGGCTTTATCAGTATCTTGTACTCGCAGCATTTAGTTATAGTAATAAAATTCACCAGGTACTACGTGTTAATTTATCCTGCATTATCATACATTTTATTGTAGTAATTTTCGTACTCACCACTCGTTACATGCTCCATCCATTCCCTGTTGTCAAGGTACCATTGTATTGTTTTCACAATTCCTTCTTCAAATAGCACTTCCGGCTGCCATCCCAGTTCATTTCTGATTTTTTCCGGATCAATACCGTAACGCCTGTCATGTCCTTTCCTGTCACCCACATAGGTTATCAGCCCTTCTGTTATTGACCTGTCTACATGGTCATGCAGATACCCTATTACTGTTTTTACTATCTGGATGTTTGTCCTCTCATTATGACCACCAATATTATAAACTTCTCCAAGCCTGCCTTCATGCAGCACCATATCTATTGCTCTGCAGTGGTCTTTCACAAAAAGCCAGTCCCTTATATTCAGGCCATCTCCATAAACCGGAAGGCTTTTTTTCTTAAGTGAGTTGTTTATGAGAAGCGGAATAAGTTTCTCGGGAAATTGATATGGACCGTAATTATTACTGCACCTGGTTATATTAACCGGCATTCCATATGTATCAAAATATGCTTTCACCAGCATATCTGCCCCGGCTTTGCTTGCAGAATATGGAC
The sequence above is drawn from the Clostridia bacterium genome and encodes:
- a CDS encoding oligosaccharide flippase family protein encodes the protein MNIALIKTKQKQNSIVKNFLYVVFSNGISFFLSLVTGFILPKSLGVAEYGHYVRFGFYSGYSTFFHYGFNDGISIHYGAYDYDKLPRAKFRMYFRFLLYVQVISVISIFLISFLLVGEKSSILINVLICFNILILNLSSYLGQVNDITRQFRFNSVTAIVTRASFVALALSFIMFGIRLHTAFIVLLFAINILELVVRIYYARDIIFGPSEKVKGNSKDLLQLLKNGFFQMIGNFIIVLLLGTGRFVLDSSFSVKEFGLYSFAVSIVNMVSLVLAAISKVVYPYLARTREEGYGLLFERMQIFVINICFILLTASFAVKFFIIVFMPEYKGSIIVMQFLFSASVFNAQIGIVCNNFFKVLRKQKEFIINNAIALFINAVFVLGAFVVFKDIEAIAFAACLTNFFWLLLNNAFFHKLLGNRYKKQTIYQVCVSMCFFASSYFLDWYLGLILYPCALLCLMLLFFNSDIKLLLRKRVDYFKIS
- the rfbC gene encoding dTDP-4-dehydrorhamnose 3,5-epimerase, encoding MNKFKLIETGIDGLCIIEPTVFGDNRGYFMEAYNKKDFNEIGLKMDFVQDNQSKSKKGVLRGLHFQKRFPQGKLVRVISGEVFDVAVDLRRNSATFGKWYGVLLSAENKKQFYVPEGFAHGFLVLSDEAEFSYKVTDYYHPEDEGGIMWNDSEIGIKWPLDGIGKPVLSQKDSCNAGFRETICG
- the rfbB gene encoding dTDP-glucose 4,6-dehydratase; amino-acid sequence: MKNILVTGGAGFIGSNFVLYMLEKYDYKIVNLDALTYAGNLENLKTAEGNPKHVFVHGDICDTDLVEGLMQKYDFDYIVNFAAESHVDRSIENPDIFVRTNINGTLSLLNAAKNVWKVDAGKSEGRKFLQVSTDEVYGSLGESGYFTETTPLDAHSPYSASKAGADMLVKAYFDTYGMPVNITRCSNNYGPYQFPEKLIPLLINNSLKKKSLPVYGDGLNIRDWLFVKDHCRAIDMVLHEGRLGEVYNIGGHNERTNIQIVKTVIGYLHDHVDRSITEGLITYVGDRKGHDRRYGIDPEKIRNELGWQPEVLFEEGIVKTIQWYLDNREWMEHVTSGEYENYYNKMYDNAG